One genomic segment of Desulfosporosinus sp. Sb-LF includes these proteins:
- a CDS encoding MFS transporter: MAVAASVDPVVNTPGKRRYLDEARMCMEHYKFLIILALAYAFDQMDLFTFSFVAPALTKHWGVSMEWIGVVNSCTFVGMLFGCWFGGWLSDVIGRRKAFLFSVAFFSTFSVLNGVAPNKELFLVFRTLTGFGILSMVVVAMVYITEILPAASRGKWQAISLATGLLSVPLIGQVAERIVPSSPDGWRTIFFIGGTGFIIFALALGWLKESPRWLISKGRYAEAEVVIQRFMPDVKVDIKNEASIPVEGAVVKKDAGTIVALKEIFSQKYARKTSVLITMVCCITVGYFMFFAWMPTLLNEFGFTLEDALWMSALVSFGSPIGNYLAATVTDKGGRKIPIVIYSVLVGVMTIAFGTLKIPMLIVGIGFVIRVLMDGVFVVMWSYLAESYPTHIRNSGTGFIYSTGRLLTAGAMIVVPMIYKSFGYTILFFIIGAMFLLTAVVTGIWGEKTAGRSLDEIA, encoded by the coding sequence ATGGCAGTAGCGGCAAGTGTGGATCCAGTAGTCAACACTCCTGGAAAGAGACGTTACCTTGATGAAGCCCGTATGTGTATGGAACATTATAAGTTTTTGATTATCTTAGCCTTAGCTTATGCTTTTGACCAAATGGATTTATTTACGTTTTCTTTCGTTGCTCCCGCTCTTACTAAACACTGGGGTGTTTCAATGGAGTGGATCGGCGTGGTTAACTCTTGTACTTTCGTAGGTATGTTGTTTGGATGTTGGTTCGGTGGGTGGCTATCTGACGTTATTGGCAGAAGAAAAGCATTTTTGTTTTCGGTCGCTTTTTTCTCAACATTTTCGGTATTAAACGGCGTGGCTCCTAATAAGGAATTATTCTTAGTCTTTAGAACCTTGACTGGTTTTGGTATTTTATCCATGGTTGTTGTGGCAATGGTCTATATCACAGAAATATTACCAGCTGCTTCAAGAGGAAAATGGCAAGCAATATCTCTGGCAACAGGATTGCTCAGTGTACCGTTAATTGGGCAAGTTGCTGAACGAATTGTACCAAGTAGTCCAGATGGTTGGAGAACTATTTTCTTCATCGGTGGAACAGGTTTTATTATCTTTGCCTTGGCCTTAGGTTGGTTAAAAGAATCTCCACGTTGGCTTATCTCCAAGGGTCGATATGCAGAGGCAGAAGTCGTAATTCAGAGATTTATGCCAGACGTCAAAGTTGACATTAAAAATGAAGCGAGCATCCCTGTAGAAGGTGCCGTTGTCAAAAAAGACGCAGGAACCATAGTAGCATTAAAAGAGATATTTAGTCAAAAATATGCTCGGAAAACCAGTGTGTTAATTACCATGGTTTGCTGTATTACCGTTGGTTACTTTATGTTCTTCGCTTGGATGCCTACCTTATTGAATGAATTTGGTTTCACATTGGAAGATGCTCTGTGGATGTCAGCTCTAGTATCCTTTGGAAGTCCTATCGGTAACTATCTAGCTGCTACCGTAACTGATAAAGGCGGTAGAAAGATCCCCATCGTTATATACAGTGTGCTAGTTGGTGTTATGACTATTGCCTTTGGTACTCTTAAGATCCCAATGCTCATCGTAGGGATTGGGTTTGTTATCAGGGTGCTCATGGATGGCGTTTTCGTTGTTATGTGGTCTTACTTGGCAGAATCTTATCCCACACATATTCGAAACAGTGGGACAGGTTTTATCTACAGTACTGGTCGGCTTCTAACTGCCGGTGCCATGATCGTAGTTCCAATGATCTACAAGAGTTTTGGATACACAATCTTATTCTTCATTATTGGTGCTATGTTCTTACTGACTGCTGTTGTTACTGGAATCTGGGGCGAGAAGACTGCTGGTCGATCGCTGGATGAAATCGCTTAA
- the eam gene encoding glutamate 2,3-aminomutase, with protein sequence MAVQLLNKPDTFRQFALQRGAVLKQKITPYLEKCKTIPTGFSNTEAYQFNRANILKHFNATLEDWNNWHWQMHNRITDPHVLSAILPALTTEQCQEIERVGKTFRWAVSPYYLSLMDVTDPLDPIRLQGLPTQDELFDDFGEEDPMGEAITSPAPCITRRYPDRLIINVTNMCAMYCRHCQRRRNIGETDTHEERARLTAALDYIRSNPEIRDVLVTGGDALLLSDLTLDWLLGELHSIPHVEIKRLGTRAPVTMPMRITNELCSILAKYPPLYINTQFNHPKEVTEDAKKAADKLVAAGVVLGNQTVLLKGVNNQPEIMKKLNQELLKIRVRPYYIFHAKNVKGTRHFVPRIQDGLDVMEHLRGYTSGLAIPTYIVNAPKGGGKTPILPQYLMSLHENKAVLRTWEGKLIRYETP encoded by the coding sequence ATGGCTGTTCAACTTCTCAATAAACCCGATACATTTCGTCAATTCGCACTGCAGCGGGGCGCAGTTCTTAAACAAAAAATAACGCCTTATCTTGAAAAATGCAAAACCATCCCAACGGGGTTCTCGAACACAGAAGCTTACCAATTCAACCGAGCAAACATTCTAAAGCACTTCAATGCAACGCTCGAAGACTGGAATAATTGGCACTGGCAAATGCACAACAGGATCACCGATCCTCACGTCTTGAGTGCTATACTTCCCGCCTTAACCACGGAACAATGCCAAGAAATCGAGCGTGTAGGAAAAACCTTCCGTTGGGCTGTATCCCCGTACTATCTGAGTTTGATGGATGTTACAGATCCCCTTGACCCTATTCGTCTTCAGGGACTACCTACACAGGATGAACTTTTCGATGATTTTGGCGAAGAAGATCCCATGGGGGAAGCCATTACATCCCCTGCTCCCTGCATTACCCGTCGTTATCCTGATCGCTTAATTATCAACGTCACGAATATGTGCGCAATGTACTGCCGACATTGTCAGCGCCGACGAAATATTGGTGAAACGGACACCCACGAAGAACGGGCCCGACTTACAGCAGCGCTCGATTATATTCGGTCAAACCCCGAGATTCGGGACGTCTTAGTGACAGGCGGAGACGCCTTACTTCTCAGTGATCTAACCTTAGATTGGCTTCTTGGGGAACTCCATTCCATTCCTCATGTAGAAATCAAACGCCTCGGGACACGAGCTCCCGTGACCATGCCGATGCGCATTACGAATGAATTATGTTCTATCTTGGCCAAATATCCACCTTTATATATCAACACACAGTTCAACCACCCCAAAGAAGTGACCGAAGATGCCAAAAAGGCGGCTGACAAACTCGTTGCAGCCGGAGTGGTCTTAGGAAATCAGACGGTATTGCTCAAAGGCGTTAATAATCAGCCGGAAATCATGAAAAAACTCAATCAAGAACTACTCAAAATTAGAGTCCGCCCCTATTATATCTTTCATGCCAAAAACGTCAAAGGAACACGTCATTTTGTGCCTCGGATCCAAGACGGACTTGATGTTATGGAACATTTACGGGGATATACTTCAGGGCTTGCGATACCAACCTATATTGTGAATGCTCCCAAAGGCGGCGGCAAAACTCCCATCTTACCGCAATATCTTATGTCCCTCCATGAAAACAAAGCGGTTTTGCGTACTTGGGAAGGAAAACTCATCCGGTATGAAACTCCATAA
- a CDS encoding DMT family transporter yields the protein MDQKIQLLLQKRDLAFAKKGIGSGLFTGAAWGLDGVLMGMVLGLAPFTNNMSIFAAPLVGACIHDGFAALWLFIHNVINGKWRDYARTMKTRPANMIMLAAILGGPIGMSGNLLGIYFAGASYTAAITAAYPAIGAILGSIFLKEKVSPRVWAGIVLAIIGSFIVGFVPPEGSAYPHFYLGIGLAAVAAIGWAIEGVMSTYGMDLVDSDIAIGIREATSFFVYVFAILPLLGGVAYQILFESFTTPSGWYIAVIGLVGGTSFLSWYRAMNMTGVGRAMGLNVTFALWSVFFGWLLNNLQITSNLIIGVVIISLGTILTIGNPKDLVNLRSR from the coding sequence ATGGATCAAAAAATACAATTACTTTTACAAAAGAGAGACCTAGCCTTTGCTAAAAAGGGTATAGGCAGCGGTTTATTCACTGGCGCAGCTTGGGGACTGGACGGGGTATTGATGGGGATGGTCTTGGGTTTAGCACCCTTCACAAACAACATGAGTATCTTCGCTGCTCCTTTGGTAGGAGCCTGCATACATGATGGATTCGCAGCACTATGGTTGTTTATTCATAATGTCATTAACGGTAAATGGCGTGATTATGCGCGCACCATGAAAACTCGCCCTGCCAATATGATAATGTTGGCAGCTATCTTGGGTGGCCCCATTGGGATGTCCGGTAATTTGCTAGGAATTTATTTTGCGGGTGCCTCCTACACTGCAGCAATCACCGCAGCTTATCCTGCTATTGGCGCTATTCTTGGGTCCATTTTTCTCAAGGAAAAGGTATCGCCCCGTGTATGGGCTGGCATTGTATTAGCCATTATCGGCTCATTTATTGTTGGGTTTGTTCCACCTGAAGGGTCCGCTTATCCCCACTTTTATCTCGGTATTGGATTAGCTGCAGTTGCCGCCATTGGTTGGGCAATAGAAGGTGTAATGTCAACTTATGGGATGGATTTAGTGGATTCGGATATCGCCATTGGTATAAGGGAAGCTACTTCATTTTTCGTCTATGTCTTTGCCATTCTACCCTTGTTAGGAGGAGTTGCTTACCAGATTCTATTCGAAAGTTTTACGACACCCTCTGGCTGGTACATTGCAGTTATCGGCTTGGTTGGTGGAACCTCCTTTTTATCTTGGTATCGTGCTATGAATATGACCGGGGTAGGCAGGGCTATGGGTCTCAACGTGACCTTTGCATTATGGTCTGTCTTCTTCGGATGGTTGTTGAACAATTTACAAATAACATCGAACCTAATTATCGGAGTTGTCATCATTTCCCTTGGCACAATTCTTACTATAGGCAATCCCAAAGATTTAGTTAATTTAAGAAGTCGATAA
- a CDS encoding NAD(P)H-hydrate dehydratase, which translates to MRVVSAEQMRQIEERAISNYGIPSLLLMENAAWAVVEEIRHCLSESSGGGMNGRKAVILVGKGNNGGDGLAVARHLVLQGMDVTALLFAGLKEFKGDAALNLRLFQGTTGRCFVIEGEKQRRLTRLALTQADVVVDALYGIGMRGALPSLIEEYVDEVNRASGCVISIDVPSGVEANTGNVYRTAIRAHTTVTFGLPKWGLFLGEGPEYSGRVVVDSISIPEPYFKDEEISTFVLTDGDVRAMLPIRQFKGHKGTHGKGILVAGSKGMSGAAVLAGRGALRSGIGLLQIITPEGIAKEVDANITEATVWSAPGEDTLNEKAWSAILKQSEKAQALAVGPGLAQNPQFITVLEEILRNIRCPVVLDADALNLVSSVPGLLGSLNSGGPRILTPHPGEMARLCQCSVEDIERNRLDIAVTKAVEWESVVVLKGSVTIIASPDGRAFFNPTGNPGLGTGGTGDILTGCILAWLAQGIAPLEAACLGVYLHGKAADELAIEYGWSGFTASEVAEQLPKVRRALELTPLEGKRRWRYGTGLG; encoded by the coding sequence GTGCGTGTGGTTAGCGCCGAACAGATGAGGCAGATCGAAGAAAGAGCAATTTCAAATTATGGCATTCCGAGTTTACTGCTTATGGAGAATGCAGCCTGGGCTGTTGTCGAAGAAATTCGTCATTGTCTCTCCGAGTCGAGTGGGGGAGGGATGAACGGCCGAAAGGCAGTGATTTTAGTTGGCAAGGGCAATAATGGAGGAGACGGCTTGGCTGTGGCACGGCATTTGGTTCTCCAAGGCATGGATGTCACGGCTTTGCTATTCGCTGGCCTGAAGGAATTTAAAGGAGATGCAGCCTTAAACTTGCGCCTTTTTCAAGGAACAACTGGGAGATGCTTTGTAATAGAAGGGGAGAAACAACGGCGTTTGACGCGTTTGGCATTAACTCAAGCGGATGTCGTGGTGGATGCCCTGTATGGGATTGGGATGCGTGGGGCTTTGCCGAGTTTGATCGAAGAATATGTCGATGAAGTAAATCGTGCATCGGGGTGTGTGATCTCTATCGACGTTCCCAGTGGGGTGGAGGCCAACACGGGAAATGTCTACCGTACTGCGATCCGCGCCCACACCACCGTTACCTTTGGACTTCCTAAATGGGGTCTTTTTCTGGGCGAAGGGCCAGAATACAGCGGACGGGTTGTGGTGGATTCAATTTCTATTCCCGAACCCTACTTTAAAGATGAAGAAATTTCTACGTTTGTGTTAACGGATGGCGATGTGCGCGCTATGCTGCCCATTCGCCAATTTAAAGGTCACAAAGGAACCCATGGTAAAGGAATTCTTGTGGCAGGGTCTAAAGGAATGAGTGGAGCTGCTGTTCTAGCTGGGCGGGGAGCTTTGCGAAGCGGCATTGGACTGTTGCAGATCATCACTCCGGAGGGAATTGCCAAAGAAGTTGATGCAAACATCACGGAAGCAACCGTTTGGTCCGCACCTGGAGAAGATACCCTGAACGAAAAAGCTTGGTCAGCGATCTTAAAGCAATCCGAGAAGGCCCAAGCCTTGGCAGTAGGGCCGGGCTTAGCTCAGAATCCGCAATTTATAACTGTACTAGAGGAAATCTTGAGAAACATACGTTGCCCGGTTGTCTTGGATGCGGATGCCCTCAATCTGGTATCTTCAGTACCGGGCTTACTGGGTTCGCTGAATAGCGGAGGTCCCCGGATCCTTACGCCCCATCCGGGTGAAATGGCCCGGCTTTGTCAATGTAGTGTTGAAGATATTGAGCGAAACCGACTGGATATCGCGGTAACGAAAGCCGTGGAATGGGAGTCAGTGGTTGTTTTAAAGGGTTCCGTGACCATCATTGCCTCACCAGACGGCCGAGCCTTTTTCAATCCAACTGGAAATCCCGGATTGGGGACTGGAGGAACGGGTGACATCCTCACAGGTTGCATTCTCGCTTGGCTGGCACAAGGGATTGCCCCGCTGGAAGCGGCGTGTCTGGGCGTATACTTACATGGGAAAGCAGCGGATGAGTTAGCGATAGAGTATGGATGGTCAGGGTTTACTGCATCGGAAGTGGCAGAACAACTGCCTAAAGTGCGGCGTGCGTTGGAACTTACGCCTTTAGAGGGAAAGAGGAGATGGAGATATGGGACGGGTTTGGGCTGA
- the acpS gene encoding holo-ACP synthase, whose translation MYPGIDIIEIERIDIAFKRQPKLNERLFTPRERENLRSKGIQSYAARFAGKEAVLKTLGTGLCGLSWHDIEILSDVSGEPLVYLSSRAMNLVRARGGSTVRVSLSHNRTQAMAFAVLD comes from the coding sequence ATGTATCCTGGCATTGATATTATTGAAATAGAACGAATCGATATAGCGTTTAAACGTCAACCAAAGTTGAATGAACGTCTTTTCACACCTAGAGAGAGAGAGAACCTTAGAAGTAAAGGCATTCAGAGTTATGCGGCTCGTTTCGCTGGAAAAGAGGCTGTTCTTAAAACATTGGGGACAGGGCTCTGCGGATTATCCTGGCATGATATAGAAATATTGAGTGATGTTAGTGGAGAGCCTCTAGTTTATCTTAGTTCCAGAGCCATGAATTTGGTTAGGGCCAGAGGCGGTTCCACGGTTCGAGTCAGTTTGTCCCATAATCGCACGCAGGCGATGGCCTTTGCGGTCTTAGACTAA
- the alr gene encoding alanine racemase has translation MGRVWAEVNLQTLKENYFKLQAYTQSEMMPIVKADAYGHGVITVVKTLITCGAKRFGVALLEEALEIKAAFPELTVMVIGATEPDQSDILVREDIIPAIFQFVQAQALSEAAVKQNRTARLHIKVDTGMSRIGFRETDLAEILRIAALPNLLIEGIFTHFATSDQKDLSFAREQLKRFQSIYNKLKVGGLTIPIRHAANSAAILQFPESHFELVRPGIGLYGLAPSSQIGGNVGLEPVMSWKAKVSHLKTIKTGETVSYGRTFQAAYPTRVATIPMGYADGLRRSLSNHGEMLIQGRRAMVIGRICMDQTMLEVTKIKGVKVGDVVTILGKDGNEQITATEMADWIGTINYEVICGISKRVPRIYLDPIEKD, from the coding sequence ATGGGACGGGTTTGGGCTGAGGTGAATCTACAAACTCTAAAAGAAAATTACTTCAAGCTTCAGGCGTATACCCAGAGTGAAATGATGCCGATTGTCAAGGCTGATGCCTACGGGCATGGAGTGATCACCGTCGTGAAAACGTTAATTACGTGCGGGGCAAAGCGTTTCGGAGTTGCTCTCTTGGAAGAAGCGCTGGAGATTAAAGCGGCGTTTCCAGAGCTTACGGTTATGGTCATTGGGGCTACCGAACCGGACCAGTCGGATATTCTAGTTAGGGAGGATATAATTCCTGCCATTTTCCAATTTGTTCAGGCACAGGCGCTCTCAGAGGCGGCTGTTAAACAAAATCGAACTGCGAGATTACATATTAAAGTCGATACAGGAATGAGTCGAATTGGATTTCGAGAAACAGACTTGGCGGAGATTCTGCGTATTGCCGCTTTGCCGAACCTATTAATCGAAGGAATTTTTACACACTTTGCCACGTCTGATCAAAAAGATCTGTCGTTCGCTCGAGAGCAGCTAAAGCGTTTTCAGTCCATTTATAACAAACTCAAGGTTGGCGGCCTTACAATCCCAATCAGGCATGCAGCCAATAGCGCGGCAATTCTCCAATTTCCAGAATCACATTTTGAACTTGTGCGTCCGGGAATAGGCCTTTATGGCCTTGCGCCGTCGTCGCAGATTGGTGGAAACGTTGGCTTGGAACCGGTAATGTCTTGGAAAGCGAAAGTGTCTCATCTCAAAACTATTAAAACAGGAGAAACCGTAAGCTATGGTCGTACTTTCCAAGCCGCTTACCCGACCCGTGTTGCAACTATCCCGATGGGTTATGCGGATGGGTTGCGCAGGTCTCTTTCAAATCATGGTGAAATGCTTATCCAGGGGCGGCGTGCCATGGTTATCGGGCGGATCTGCATGGATCAGACTATGCTTGAAGTGACCAAGATCAAGGGAGTAAAAGTAGGGGATGTCGTGACGATCCTGGGAAAGGATGGCAATGAACAAATTACGGCGACAGAAATGGCGGATTGGATCGGAACGATCAACTATGAGGTGATCTGTGGAATATCGAAACGAGTTCCCCGAATTTATCTCGATCCTATTGAGAAAGATTAA
- a CDS encoding LysR family transcriptional regulator, translated as MRFEQLCYLVAVHESKSISLAAERTHISQPALSAAISKLEDELGVVLLKRSNSGAQLTEIGELVIIEAKVVLNTIDKIKSIAHGNSIELNGNISIAAEPSINITVMPDILTTFKQNHPKVNALLKVGESNNILRDVESGKADFGIILKTDAFSKSKDLNYKELFSDELVIITGSSSEIAAESSTMTLAKALSLPILLYNTEYLTSCGVSSVLQKYGELNVLYRVDNLEMMEKLLSQGRTIAFVPQFMADEYIKSSKITKVTISDISLEISIILIWLNRHHLSMVEKEFIKVIKAVCSKYSMNNL; from the coding sequence ATGCGATTTGAACAATTATGTTATTTGGTTGCAGTCCATGAATCGAAGTCGATTTCTTTAGCGGCCGAGCGTACCCATATTTCGCAACCTGCTCTAAGTGCGGCCATCAGTAAACTTGAAGATGAATTAGGTGTGGTTCTCCTGAAAAGGTCAAATTCTGGCGCCCAGCTTACCGAGATAGGTGAACTAGTCATTATCGAAGCAAAGGTAGTGCTTAATACAATTGATAAGATCAAATCTATTGCCCACGGTAACTCGATCGAGTTAAATGGAAACATCTCAATTGCCGCAGAACCGAGCATCAATATCACCGTGATGCCTGATATATTGACCACTTTTAAGCAAAATCATCCTAAAGTTAATGCTCTACTCAAAGTCGGAGAATCCAACAACATATTGCGAGATGTTGAATCCGGCAAAGCCGACTTTGGTATCATCTTGAAAACTGATGCATTTAGCAAATCGAAAGATCTTAACTATAAAGAGTTATTTTCCGATGAATTAGTAATCATCACTGGAAGTAGCTCTGAAATTGCTGCAGAATCATCAACAATGACACTAGCCAAAGCTCTTTCTTTGCCAATACTGTTGTACAATACCGAGTACCTCACAAGCTGTGGAGTGTCAAGTGTATTGCAGAAATATGGAGAACTTAATGTTTTATATCGAGTTGACAACTTAGAGATGATGGAGAAGCTCTTATCTCAGGGCAGAACCATTGCCTTTGTCCCACAATTTATGGCTGATGAGTATATAAAATCTAGTAAAATAACTAAGGTGACGATCAGTGACATTAGCTTAGAAATTTCAATAATCTTAATTTGGTTAAACCGTCACCACTTATCAATGGTCGAAAAAGAATTTATTAAAGTTATCAAAGCTGTATGTTCCAAGTATTCCATGAATAATTTATGA
- the clcA gene encoding H(+)/Cl(-) exchange transporter ClcA, giving the protein MDTNNKNNTYNSLFHWHSFRLKLVFEGIAVGILTGFVVVLYRYALEEMGILLTEVYQGLTQRPILIPIWVCVLAVLGYSVGLMVKYEPMISGSGIPQVKGVLLRKLEMEWWKVILGKFIGGVLVIGTGLSMGREGPSVQLGAAVGQGFSKLFKRIKIEEKYLITSGASAGLAAAFNAPLAGVMFALEEIHKNFSPIVLLSALSAALSADFVSSQFFGLKPVFNFTNLTILPLRSYAYIVLLGMITGVLGVAFNKTILRTQDLYVEQKWLSKRFWIIIPLLISVVLGLRLPQVLGGGHELIVSLVTTGNFSLTILIVLLLVKFLFTMASFGSGAPGGIFLPLLAIGAIIGNVYGVVLVQFFHFESGFMSNFIILAMAGYFTAVVRAPITGTILITEMTGSFSHLLSLAVVSIVAYIVADLLGSKPIYESLLDRILHKQGERAVMGNEKTKSILEFAVCLGSMLDGKKIKEVTWPSDCLLVSVKRGEREIIPKGDTVIYPGDYLIVLTNEDRVSKINDIMIQMAHVN; this is encoded by the coding sequence ATGGACACAAATAATAAAAATAATACTTATAATTCATTGTTTCATTGGCATAGTTTTCGCTTGAAATTAGTTTTTGAAGGAATTGCTGTTGGGATTTTAACGGGTTTTGTAGTGGTCTTATATCGCTATGCCCTCGAAGAAATGGGGATTTTGCTCACTGAAGTTTATCAAGGATTGACTCAACGACCCATTTTGATACCCATTTGGGTATGCGTTTTGGCTGTGTTAGGCTATTCCGTTGGTTTGATGGTCAAATATGAGCCAATGATCAGTGGGAGTGGTATTCCACAGGTTAAAGGGGTTTTGTTAAGAAAACTTGAGATGGAATGGTGGAAGGTGATCCTTGGTAAATTTATTGGGGGAGTTCTGGTCATTGGAACAGGGCTTTCTATGGGACGAGAAGGTCCTTCCGTTCAATTAGGTGCAGCGGTGGGTCAGGGCTTCAGTAAACTATTTAAGAGAATTAAGATAGAAGAAAAATATCTCATTACAAGTGGAGCAAGTGCTGGTCTTGCTGCTGCCTTTAATGCCCCTTTGGCAGGGGTCATGTTTGCCCTCGAGGAAATCCATAAGAACTTTTCTCCTATCGTGTTGCTTTCAGCGCTATCCGCGGCATTATCGGCTGATTTTGTAAGCAGTCAATTTTTTGGTCTAAAGCCAGTCTTTAACTTTACTAATCTAACCATCTTGCCACTTAGGTCTTATGCTTACATTGTTCTATTAGGAATGATCACCGGGGTCTTAGGGGTCGCTTTCAATAAAACAATTTTACGAACACAGGATTTATATGTAGAGCAAAAATGGCTCTCTAAAAGGTTCTGGATTATCATCCCGCTCTTAATTTCTGTCGTCTTGGGATTGAGATTACCTCAGGTTTTGGGGGGGGGGCATGAACTGATAGTATCGCTTGTCACCACAGGAAATTTCTCTCTTACTATTCTTATTGTCTTATTGCTCGTGAAGTTTTTATTTACAATGGCGAGCTTTGGATCAGGTGCGCCTGGAGGGATCTTCCTTCCTTTGCTTGCCATCGGTGCAATCATCGGGAATGTATATGGAGTGGTCCTTGTTCAATTTTTTCATTTCGAGAGTGGTTTTATGAGTAACTTTATAATTTTGGCGATGGCGGGTTACTTCACAGCGGTGGTTAGGGCTCCAATAACAGGAACGATTTTGATTACTGAAATGACTGGGTCCTTTAGCCATTTGCTTTCTCTGGCAGTTGTGTCCATTGTAGCCTATATTGTTGCGGATCTATTAGGTTCAAAACCCATTTATGAGTCCTTATTGGATAGGATTTTACACAAACAGGGTGAGAGGGCCGTTATGGGTAACGAGAAAACAAAATCCATCTTAGAGTTTGCAGTGTGTCTAGGGTCGATGCTAGATGGTAAAAAGATCAAAGAAGTAACTTGGCCATCAGATTGCTTACTAGTTTCCGTCAAACGTGGAGAACGAGAAATAATCCCCAAAGGGGATACGGTTATTTACCCAGGGGATTACTTAATTGTCCTAACGAATGAGGATAGAGTTTCGAAAATAAACGATATTATGATCCAGATGGCTCATGTCAATTAA
- a CDS encoding TrkA C-terminal domain-containing protein — MDQARYQEIAIDIAHAITMGEYHEGEKIHGRSTLAGRYNVSPETIRRAIAILQNVGVVMVSQGVGITVTSKSLAEKFTKSFNQKGEIQVFLEDLKSLMDQRRENDLKIEHHLNKMRGYAERIMSRWLDVGEIKLEKASSAIGKTLQELRIRERTGTTIIAVVRDGFEHFSPEAGFVLQAEDVLLVAGSAEGQVQLTQLIT; from the coding sequence TTGGACCAAGCACGCTATCAGGAAATAGCTATTGATATAGCGCACGCTATCACGATGGGAGAATATCATGAAGGAGAAAAAATTCATGGTCGTTCTACGTTAGCAGGGCGGTATAATGTCTCACCAGAAACTATACGTCGGGCGATTGCAATTCTGCAAAATGTCGGTGTGGTTATGGTTAGTCAAGGGGTAGGGATTACCGTAACATCAAAGTCTTTGGCAGAAAAATTTACTAAATCCTTCAACCAAAAAGGAGAAATCCAAGTCTTTCTAGAAGACTTAAAAAGTTTAATGGACCAAAGGCGTGAGAATGATCTAAAGATTGAACACCATCTAAACAAAATGCGTGGATATGCTGAACGCATTATGTCCCGTTGGCTAGATGTCGGAGAAATCAAACTAGAAAAGGCCTCATCGGCGATTGGGAAGACCTTGCAGGAATTAAGGATTCGAGAGCGTACGGGGACAACGATTATTGCAGTAGTTCGAGACGGTTTTGAACATTTTTCTCCGGAGGCTGGTTTTGTTCTTCAAGCAGAAGATGTCTTACTAGTTGCAGGCTCAGCAGAGGGCCAAGTTCAGTTGACGCAGTTAATTACATGA